From a region of the Mytilus galloprovincialis chromosome 3, xbMytGall1.hap1.1, whole genome shotgun sequence genome:
- the LOC143068641 gene encoding uncharacterized protein LOC143068641, which translates to MLGTPQRTSLVNFLLVLEEAYGSSFDMDLIDNFEKRWHEALCLMERDFPAALQTFYFHLLHHLPQYIRLYGPPRNFWMFPYERFNHTLTEAVSNNQYPELSAIKKVEVQWLITLLDSAGFFRPIKVEAAKLNSQLSAGRFKPETRQLTADEIPHIHDFYQSEVIQSEITIYHHAANKKGTYRDMSIEKTTQREQCSVIMCNNCVGRIQFFFKNNTNELVWVNWLGYLEEDEDSKCYFVTPSDHLPNPIIFVRNMSAPLVHVMEDGVLWILKLPM; encoded by the exons ATGCTTGGTACTCCACAGAGAACATCACTAGTAAACTTCCTGTTAGTGTTAGAGGAGGCATATGGTTCTTCATTTGATATGGACTTGATTGACAACTTCGAAAAGAGATGGCATGAGGCTTTGTGTCTGATGGAAAGAGATTTCCCAGCTGCCTTACAG ACGTTCTACTTTCACCTCCTTCATCACCTACCACAATATATAAGATTGTACGGACCACCAAGAAATTTTTGGATGTTCCCTTACGAGCGATTCAATCACACTTTGACAGAGGCAGTCTCAAACAACCAGTATCCTGAGTTATCTGCCATCAAAAAAGTTGAG GTTCAGTGGTTGATCACTTTACTAGACAGTGCTGGTTTTTTCCGTCCAATTAAAGTCGAAGCAGCTAAACTTAACAGTCAACTGTCTGCTGGACGATTTAAACCAGAAACAAGACAGCTGACAGCAGACGAAATACCCCATATTCACGACTTCTACCAAAGTGAGGTTATCCAAAGTGAGATAACAATCTATCATCATGCTGCAAACAAGAAAGGGACATATAGAGACATGTCGATTGAGAAGACTACTCAACGAGAGCAGTGCTCAGTTATCATGTGCAACAACTGTGTCGGTAGGATTCAATTCTTTTTCAAGAATAACACCAACGAACTAGTGTGGGTTAATTGGCTAGGATACCTGGAAGAAGATGAAGACTCTAAGTGCTATTTTGTGACACCAAGTGACCATTTGCCTAATCCCATCATCTTTGTACGCAATATGTCAGCACCGTTAGTGCATGTTATGGAGGATGGTGTTCTGTGGATTCTAAAACTGCCAATGTAA
- the LOC143069823 gene encoding uncharacterized protein LOC143069823: MAVILKLKCKYSISVEDVNELLLLFQKVAPKENIIPKTITEIDRVTKDLLVQHEEHVICACEEYRFTADRQTCEICNQDRSVGTKYYTIPVGPRLQQLREVKSLARLTALMEGITEKSRFVADLHESSSWATFSQEMGKNAIALSYCSDGFNPFHHIISQGSYSIWAQSSLILNLPQHMRAKTGTTLLLGLISGPRAPKKLNKYNEILVNELVQLKDGLATFNGDTKQREVVKVGLLFMVGDVPGMAKEQNRVQQNAKTSCSHCTITGNY; the protein is encoded by the exons ATGGCTGTGATTTTGAAA TTAAAGTGCAAGTATTCCATCAGTGTGGAAGATGTGAATGAACTGCTACTGCTATTTCAGAAAGTAGCACCTAAAGAGAACATAATACCAAAGACTATCACTGAAat aGATCGTGTCACAAAGGACTTATTGGTACAACACGAAGAACACGTCATATGTGCCTGTGAGGAATATAGATTCACTGCAGACCGCCAAACATGTGAAATTTGTAACCAAGATAGATCAGTGGGAACAAA GTATTACACTATACCAGTTGGTCCAAGACTTCAGCAGCTCAGAGAGGTGAAATCGTTGGCCAGACTTACAGCTCTGATGGAGGGCATTACAGAAAAGTCACGCTTTGTAGCAGACCTGCACGAATCGTCAAGTTGGGCTACCTTCAGCCAGGAGATGGGGAAGAATGCCATAGCTCTTTCCTACTGTTCAGATGGTTTCAACCCTTTCCACCACATCATCAGTCAAGGATCGTACAGTATTTGGGCACAGTCTAGTTTGATACTGAACCTTCCACAACACATGAGGGCAAAGACAGGCACCACTCTCTTGCTTGGATTAATTTCAG GACCACGTGCCCCAAAGAAGTTAAATAAGTACAACGAGATCCTAGTAAACGAATTGGTTCAACTAAAAGACGGTCTAGCAACTTTTAACGGAGACACCAAACAGCGGGAGGTTGTAAAAGTCGGACTCCTATTCATGGTTGGGGATGTTCCTGGCATGGCCAAGGAGCAAAACAGAGTTCAGCAGAATGCCAAAACCTCATGCAGCCATTGCACAATTACCGGTAATTATTGA